A genomic region of Pseudomonadota bacterium contains the following coding sequences:
- the aroQ gene encoding type II 3-dehydroquinate dehydratase, with protein sequence MSSRSILIIHGPNLNLLGRREPEIYGTQTLEMINQEIIRKGHALGLTVSCRQSNHEGEITDWLQQAEGQGFSGIIINPAAYTHTSVAIRDAIAAIRVPVIEIHLSNIFNREAFRRESLTAAVCHGSICGFGPISYQLAIEAFNIIFLTDAHDNPANPQAQKP encoded by the coding sequence ATGAGTTCCCGCAGCATCCTGATTATTCATGGCCCCAATCTGAATCTCCTGGGCAGGCGAGAGCCGGAAATCTACGGAACTCAGACCCTGGAAATGATCAATCAGGAAATTATCCGCAAAGGCCACGCTCTTGGCTTAACAGTGAGCTGCCGACAAAGCAACCATGAGGGGGAAATCACCGACTGGCTGCAGCAAGCCGAAGGGCAAGGGTTTTCCGGTATCATCATCAATCCGGCGGCTTACACTCACACCAGTGTCGCGATCCGCGATGCCATCGCGGCGATCAGAGTCCCGGTAATCGAGATCCATCTCAGCAACATTTTTAACCGCGAGGCCTTTCGCCGGGAATCCTTGACCGCAGCCGTCTGCCACGGCAGCATCTGCGGCTTCGGCCCGATTTCATACCAACTCGCCATCGAGGCTTTCAACATCATCTTTCTGACAGATGCACACGACAACCCCGCCAACCCCCAGGCTCAGAAACCCTAA